GACTCTGCAATCTTAAATGTTGCACCCGGAAAACTTGCCTTTACGACGGATTCCTTTGTAGTGTCTCCGCTGTTTTTTGAGGGCGGTGATATTGGCACACTTGCGGTAAATGGAACCGTAAACGATCTGTCTGTTTGTGGCGCAAAGCCATTATATCTCAGTGCTGCGTTTATAATTGAAGAGGGATTTTTGATCTCTGACCTTAGCAAAATAGTTGAGTCAATGTCAAAAGCCGCCTCTTTAGCAGGTGTAAAAATCGTGACAGGGGACACAAAAGTCGTAGAGAAAGGAAAAGCGGATGGCGTTTTTATAAACACAGCAGGTGTTGGATTTTTGTCAGAAGATGTTGAGATTTCTCCGCTTAAAATAAAAATCTCCGATGTCGTCATAGTAAGCGGTGAGATAGGCAATCACGGAGCCTGCATAATGGCCGGTCGAAACGGGCTGAGTTTTACCCCCCCCCTTCTGACCGACTCAAGGCCGTTAAACGCTCTTATCAAAGAAATGCTTGCTTGTTCAAAAAATATACATTTTATGCGAGACCCAACCCGGGGAGGAATCGCCACAACTCTGAAGGAGGGTGCCGTAGCCTCAGGCAAATGTATCATGATAAAGGAGCACCTGTTACCCATAGCAGATCAGGTCAAAGGACTTTGTGATCTTCTGGGACTTGACCCGCTCTACATTGCTAACGAGGGGATTTTAATAGCAATTGTTGATAAGCAGGATGCTGACAAATTACTTGAAGTAATGAGAAAACACCCGCACGGCAGAAACTCGGCTATAATCGGAGAGGTACTGACAGCCCCAGAAGGTATGGTCATAGTAGAGACAGCCTTAGGCGGAAAACGTATCGTTGAAATGCTGACTCACGATCAACTGCCAAGGATTTGTTAGAAACTGCTAAGGATTATCAAGGAGGAAATATGTTTATAAACAAAGCGACCAGTTATATCAAAAGACTTTTAATTGTAGCTTCAGTTAATTTTTTCATTTTGTTTGTCCTGTTTTTTATTCTTGAGTTAATATTCACCTCATATGATTATTATAAAAATAAAAAAACTTCAAACTCAAAAAC
This region of Nitrospirota bacterium genomic DNA includes:
- the hypE gene encoding hydrogenase expression/formation protein HypE, with the protein product MDRILLGHGGGGKLMHELIEKHFVPAFDLGQMTDSAILNVAPGKLAFTTDSFVVSPLFFEGGDIGTLAVNGTVNDLSVCGAKPLYLSAAFIIEEGFLISDLSKIVESMSKAASLAGVKIVTGDTKVVEKGKADGVFINTAGVGFLSEDVEISPLKIKISDVVIVSGEIGNHGACIMAGRNGLSFTPPLLTDSRPLNALIKEMLACSKNIHFMRDPTRGGIATTLKEGAVASGKCIMIKEHLLPIADQVKGLCDLLGLDPLYIANEGILIAIVDKQDADKLLEVMRKHPHGRNSAIIGEVLTAPEGMVIVETALGGKRIVEMLTHDQLPRIC